TTCACATGTTGATGATTTCAGGAGCAGCAAAACAGAGCTTAAGTTCTGTCTCACCCGTAACAGAGCAGGCCTGCCGTCTGAAAATGAACTTTCAGAATCGAACGCTTTCTTAAAACTCTGCCATCTAATCGTTCCAATCTTTCTTTGGAACGTTCCAAAAATCTATAATCGAACGATTTATGTGTCAATAAGGTTAAAATATTGTGTTGAGAAGTTTGATCAAAGTCTCAAAGTGGCGTTTCAGCGATGACGTCCGGGTAATGATGGATGAATTACGGGGTTATGATAGATTTTGCCGGGTAGGCCAGCTAATCTTGACGGAAATTTTAACAGGGAGTTTTGCGCGTGGGATTGTCAGATAAAGACGGCACGATAACGATTTTGGACATTGCGCGGGCGGCAGGGGTGTCTAAATCAACGGTCTCACTGGTGTTAAATAACAGCTCGCTGGTTAAGCCAGCAACCGCTGAAAAAGTGAGAAAAGCCGCCGAAAATCTTAACTACGTTTACAACCGTAGTGCAGCCAGTCTCAGGCAGGGCACCAGCAACGTTGTCGCTATGGTCGTCAACGACCTGACAAACTCATTTTTTGTTGAGCTGTTGATTGGCGCCGAGCGACGGTTACTGGAGTCGGGGTTTATCACGCTGCTTTCCCATACCGGCGAAGATATTCAGCTACAGGAAAAGGTGCTGTCGTCAATGCGTGAGCAAAAGGCAACGGGTTTAATTCTTTGTCCTGCATTATATACACCGCCCACTTTGACAAAGACGCTAAAAAGCTGGGGAATGCCTTTTGTAACCGTCATGCGCTCGTTAAATGATGATGAGTCGGATTATATTGGTTGCGATAATTACGCAGGCATTAAAATTGCAACCCAGCATCTGATCGATCTGGGACACCAGGATATTGCCTTTATTGGACGCAATAGAATTAACAGTGTCAGCGTGGTCAGGCAAGATGGCTACGAGCACTGCCTGCGGCACAATGGGATAGCATTACATAAGCCCTGGGTGGTGGCCTGCAATATCAGTATGCAGG
This DNA window, taken from Erwinia tasmaniensis Et1/99, encodes the following:
- a CDS encoding LacI family DNA-binding transcriptional regulator, whose protein sequence is MGLSDKDGTITILDIARAAGVSKSTVSLVLNNSSLVKPATAEKVRKAAENLNYVYNRSAASLRQGTSNVVAMVVNDLTNSFFVELLIGAERRLLESGFITLLSHTGEDIQLQEKVLSSMREQKATGLILCPALYTPPTLTKTLKSWGMPFVTVMRSLNDDESDYIGCDNYAGIKIATQHLIDLGHQDIAFIGRNRINSVSVVRQDGYEHCLRHNGIALHKPWVVACNISMQGGKDAMRQLLASKKRPTAVVCYNDLIAMGAISEIGQQGLIPGKDIAVVGSDGVANTAFSNPPLTTVALHSHQVGELASQTLLRRVKDPDAPAVKHLLKPELIIRESCGYKLKK